The Hyphomicrobium sp. MC1 genome window below encodes:
- a CDS encoding c-type cytochrome, producing the protein MQPVATVRTWVSAAPMAFVLALAIPFVGATSSRAAECPGDNGGLSLPKGFCASIFADKVGHARQMAVSQDGTLYVNTWSGRYYQNNDLPPGGFLVALKDSKGTGKADVIKRFGETQAEGGHGGTGIYLYKNYVYAEINDRIVRYPLKDGEIAPEGKGETVLSGMPITGDHPMHGFIIDANGNLFVEMGSATNTCEIKNRMPHSKGHEPCIEQETRAGIWKYDANKLDQKFSPAERYATGIRNGEGFDFDAAGRLYVTQHGRDQLHEDWPELYTAQQGFDLPAEEVVELKAGGDYGWPHCYYDGFQKKLVLAPEYGGDGGKTVGVCADKLGPVAVFPAHWAPNDMKIYKATAFSEPYRGGMFIAFHGSWNRAPGPQGGYNVVFQPFADGKTTGNFIVFADGFAGTQKNPGSAPHRPSGLAVAPDGALYVSDDVAGRIWRITYVGDPNAKELEAAPEVQAQASGDKNVLPPEGIHPDAGVAASLPVPPGATADQVALGKKIFDGEEAGATCAGCHGAGGVGSPVGADLTAGKWLWSDGSLAGLKKTILDGVETPKEHAGAMPPKGGVDLTDAQVDAVTAYVWAIGHVKK; encoded by the coding sequence ATGCAACCTGTTGCAACCGTACGCACATGGGTGTCTGCAGCACCGATGGCGTTTGTGCTCGCGCTCGCCATACCATTTGTCGGGGCGACATCGTCGCGTGCCGCCGAATGTCCGGGAGACAATGGCGGCCTCAGTCTGCCGAAAGGTTTCTGCGCTTCGATCTTCGCCGACAAAGTCGGCCATGCCCGCCAGATGGCCGTGTCACAAGACGGTACGCTCTATGTCAACACGTGGAGCGGACGCTACTATCAGAACAACGATTTGCCTCCGGGCGGTTTTCTCGTCGCGCTGAAGGATAGCAAAGGCACTGGCAAGGCCGATGTCATCAAGCGCTTCGGCGAAACGCAGGCCGAAGGCGGCCACGGCGGCACCGGCATCTATCTCTATAAGAATTACGTTTACGCCGAGATCAACGATCGCATCGTTCGCTATCCGCTGAAGGACGGCGAGATCGCGCCGGAAGGCAAGGGTGAAACGGTGCTGTCGGGCATGCCGATCACCGGCGATCATCCGATGCATGGATTCATCATCGACGCAAATGGCAACCTCTTCGTAGAGATGGGTTCGGCGACGAACACATGCGAAATCAAAAATCGCATGCCGCACTCGAAAGGCCACGAGCCATGCATCGAGCAGGAGACGCGCGCCGGCATCTGGAAGTATGACGCCAACAAGCTCGATCAGAAATTTTCGCCCGCCGAGCGCTATGCGACGGGTATCCGCAATGGCGAAGGCTTCGACTTCGATGCCGCGGGCAGGCTCTACGTCACCCAGCACGGCCGCGATCAGCTACATGAAGATTGGCCCGAGCTCTATACCGCGCAGCAGGGCTTCGATCTGCCGGCCGAAGAAGTAGTCGAACTGAAAGCGGGCGGTGATTACGGCTGGCCGCACTGCTATTACGACGGCTTCCAGAAGAAGCTTGTCCTTGCGCCGGAATACGGCGGTGATGGCGGCAAGACCGTCGGCGTTTGTGCCGACAAGCTCGGCCCCGTTGCAGTCTTCCCAGCTCACTGGGCGCCGAACGACATGAAGATCTACAAGGCGACAGCATTCTCCGAGCCTTATCGCGGCGGCATGTTCATTGCGTTTCATGGCTCATGGAATCGCGCACCAGGTCCGCAGGGTGGCTACAACGTCGTCTTCCAACCGTTCGCTGACGGCAAGACGACGGGCAACTTCATCGTCTTCGCCGATGGCTTCGCGGGAACCCAGAAAAATCCGGGCAGCGCGCCGCACCGTCCATCGGGTCTCGCGGTTGCACCCGATGGTGCGCTGTACGTTTCGGACGACGTCGCCGGTCGCATCTGGCGCATCACGTACGTCGGCGATCCGAACGCGAAAGAGCTTGAGGCCGCACCCGAAGTGCAGGCTCAGGCATCGGGCGACAAGAACGTCCTGCCGCCGGAAGGCATTCATCCGGATGCAGGCGTTGCGGCATCGCTTCCCGTTCCGCCTGGTGCGACTGCCGACCAAGTCGCGCTCGGCAAGAAGATCTTCGACGGCGAGGAAGCCGGCGCAACGTGTGCAGGCTGCCACGGTGCGGGCGGTGTCGGCAGTCCCGTCGGCGCCGATTTGACGGCCGGCAAATGGCTCTGGAGCGACGGTAGCCTTGCAGGTCTCAAGAAGACGATCCTGGACGGCGTCGAAACGCCGAAAGAGCACGCCGGCGCCATGCCACCGAAAGGCGGTGTGGACTTAACTGATGCACAGGTGGACGCCGTCACCGCCTATGTGTGGGCAATTGGGCATGTGAAGAAATAG
- a CDS encoding SMP-30/gluconolactonase/LRE family protein codes for MRSRKPKGCLAALAIVCSSAVAASAMAGDMKPIEIPGDQAYPESMSASSDGTIYISSIASGGVARVKPGESKAEMWIKPGAFGTRNTFGVLVDEKTNTLWVCSNDISAMGVPGPSTVPGAYLKGFDLKTGEGKFSAAFPGKAHVCNDMVIASDGTMYVTNTAAPQILRLKPGAKELDVWLENDLLAPKNGAGLDGIAFGSDGNLYVNTYGGNEFFRVTLKNGAPGSVTKLETSRPIQNPDALRPLDGNTFLMAEGGGTVDRVTVNGDKVDIETLKDGLSGPTSVARVGDTVWVGEGQLAHLFGAKENGPPKLPFQAVPVPLGK; via the coding sequence ATGAGGTCACGGAAGCCAAAGGGCTGTCTCGCAGCCCTCGCCATCGTTTGTTCATCTGCTGTCGCTGCTTCGGCGATGGCAGGGGACATGAAGCCGATCGAGATACCCGGCGATCAAGCTTATCCGGAAAGTATGTCGGCGTCGTCTGACGGCACGATCTATATCAGCAGCATCGCGTCAGGCGGTGTCGCGCGCGTTAAGCCCGGCGAATCCAAAGCAGAGATGTGGATCAAGCCTGGCGCATTCGGCACGCGCAACACATTCGGCGTTCTGGTTGACGAAAAAACCAACACGCTCTGGGTCTGTTCAAACGACATATCGGCGATGGGCGTCCCGGGACCCAGCACGGTTCCCGGCGCTTACCTGAAGGGTTTCGATCTGAAGACGGGGGAGGGGAAATTCAGCGCCGCATTTCCCGGCAAGGCCCATGTCTGCAACGACATGGTGATTGCATCTGACGGCACGATGTACGTAACGAACACGGCTGCACCGCAAATCCTGCGCCTGAAGCCCGGCGCCAAGGAACTTGATGTCTGGCTCGAAAACGATCTGCTCGCGCCGAAAAACGGAGCGGGGCTTGACGGCATTGCGTTCGGCAGCGATGGCAATCTTTACGTCAACACCTATGGCGGCAACGAATTCTTTCGTGTCACGTTGAAGAATGGCGCACCGGGAAGCGTCACAAAGCTTGAAACATCCAGGCCCATTCAGAACCCTGATGCGCTCCGTCCGCTCGACGGTAACACGTTCCTGATGGCCGAAGGTGGCGGCACTGTCGATCGCGTGACGGTCAACGGTGATAAAGTCGATATCGAAACCTTGAAGGATGGCCTCAGCGGACCGACATCGGTTGCGAGGGTGGGCGATACGGTCTGGGTCGGCGAGGGCCAACTCGCACATCTCTTCGGCGCCAAAGAGAACGGACCGCCGAAACTGCCGTTCCAGGCCGTGCCGGTTCCTCTCGGCAAGTAA
- a CDS encoding FecR domain-containing protein, protein MPRSSLMSFAFAFTAVSAGSLAAFSLPAFAASGDRIGDAVVITNIVMADFAKEERRLARGDDVRQDEIIEVNTDAQGEFKLDDDTKLALGPGSRLVLDRFVYDSDKKSGSIILNMAKGAFRFITGVATKPTYIINTPNASITVRGTIFDVYVLPDKSVWVLLHEGAIEATGKRNVCRVLDRPGQMMHIGANGAVTGPFNWSKMPDSKAVAFDTAFPFVINTPSIDPNPLLSRAQIIEANFADEPDQKCLNPHLQIIPTKPIKTKKAEKPRKTPPKKKVATRKPRNGDGAYGGGCDGCMTGMGIAIGGGMGGFGGGRRGGSDGGGYGGNRGR, encoded by the coding sequence ATGCCGCGATCTTCGTTGATGTCGTTTGCATTCGCCTTCACCGCAGTGAGTGCCGGTTCGCTGGCGGCTTTTTCTTTGCCGGCATTCGCGGCATCCGGAGATCGGATCGGCGATGCGGTCGTGATCACCAACATCGTCATGGCGGATTTCGCCAAAGAAGAGCGTCGCCTCGCGCGCGGCGACGATGTCCGGCAGGACGAGATCATTGAGGTCAACACCGACGCTCAAGGCGAGTTCAAGCTCGACGACGACACGAAGCTCGCGCTCGGCCCCGGCTCTCGCCTCGTGCTCGACAGGTTCGTCTACGACAGCGACAAGAAATCCGGCTCGATCATCCTGAACATGGCGAAGGGCGCCTTCCGCTTCATTACCGGCGTCGCGACGAAGCCAACCTATATCATCAACACGCCGAATGCATCGATCACCGTCCGCGGGACCATCTTCGACGTTTACGTATTGCCGGACAAATCGGTGTGGGTGCTGCTGCATGAAGGCGCCATCGAAGCGACCGGAAAGAGAAACGTGTGCCGCGTGCTCGACCGTCCGGGCCAGATGATGCACATCGGCGCGAACGGCGCCGTGACCGGGCCGTTCAACTGGTCGAAAATGCCGGATAGTAAAGCGGTTGCGTTCGACACCGCGTTCCCGTTCGTGATCAACACGCCGTCGATCGATCCTAATCCGCTGCTGTCACGCGCGCAGATCATCGAAGCGAACTTTGCGGACGAGCCGGATCAGAAGTGCCTCAATCCGCACCTGCAGATCATCCCGACCAAGCCGATCAAGACGAAGAAGGCTGAGAAGCCCAGAAAGACGCCGCCGAAGAAGAAGGTCGCAACGCGCAAGCCGAGGAATGGTGACGGCGCGTACGGTGGCGGCTGCGATGGATGCATGACCGGAATGGGCATCGCCATCGGCGGCGGCATGGGCGGATTCGGTGGCGGCCGTCGCGGCGGATCCGATGGCGGTGGGTATGGCGGCAATCGCGGCCGTTGA
- a CDS encoding CHASE2 domain-containing protein encodes MTAGSNRLPLALVIAAILLTACVAIRIADPEPVARLRLSVFDTYLRSAPRTLDTSFPVRIVAIDEASLARIGQWPWPRDRLAAIVTKLAAAGAASITFDMVLAEPDRLSPDVIAEALASNPRATGLASELADLPSNDEILAKAIAPAPVVLGIAGDNGRARKQGIGRYPGAISFAGDDPAAFVHAFSGGVENRPELTKAARGIGAVNWLPSSDQVVRRIPLLVSISGALYPSLALEAFRVGTGQSTIFIKSSGGSGVLAFGQQTGIDSIRVGQAVLPTDGRGELWLKFSRSDPRREISALKILDGTFDPADVKGRYVIIGATATGLLDLRATPLDVAVPGVEIHAQALEQILSGDHLVRPAYATGAEIAFILLVGGFVAWLIERSGALVAAIVGASAIALIVAISWFDYAYMGMLFDPVYPSLSVALLYLGVSLTSYLKSEMQRAEIRSAFGHYVAAPLVEELARNRDKLKLGGETRKVTLLFADVRGFSKISEGMRAEELIRFVNRLFTPLTDEILKHNGTIDKFMGDAVMAFWNAPLPDPAHAANACRTALAMLDALARLNAALEAECLVGGQPFVPVRIGIGLNTGECVVGNVGSPQRFDYSVLGDVVNVAARFEKATKTYAAGIIVGERTAAEAPQFALLELGAVTPRGKDRPEIIFALLGDEAFARSEDFRRWETAHAAFLSAKSDGDGDRIHVAIANCLQYASGGMADYYRKSLADGTARS; translated from the coding sequence ATGACTGCCGGATCGAATCGCCTTCCGCTCGCTCTGGTCATCGCCGCGATCCTGTTAACCGCTTGCGTCGCGATTCGCATCGCCGACCCCGAGCCGGTCGCGCGGCTCCGGTTGTCGGTCTTCGATACCTACCTTCGTAGCGCCCCGCGTACCCTGGATACATCTTTTCCGGTTCGGATCGTCGCGATCGACGAAGCGTCTCTCGCGCGCATCGGACAATGGCCCTGGCCGCGCGATCGGCTCGCCGCCATTGTCACGAAGCTTGCCGCCGCTGGAGCTGCCTCGATCACGTTCGACATGGTCCTCGCCGAGCCCGACCGGCTGTCGCCCGACGTGATTGCTGAAGCCCTGGCAAGCAATCCGCGGGCGACGGGACTCGCGTCCGAACTGGCAGACCTGCCTTCGAACGATGAAATTCTCGCCAAGGCCATCGCACCGGCGCCCGTCGTGCTCGGCATCGCTGGTGACAACGGCCGCGCGCGGAAGCAGGGGATCGGCCGCTACCCCGGTGCAATATCGTTCGCGGGCGATGATCCGGCGGCTTTCGTTCACGCCTTCTCCGGCGGGGTTGAGAACCGACCAGAGCTGACGAAAGCTGCACGCGGGATTGGCGCCGTCAACTGGCTGCCGTCCAGCGATCAGGTCGTGCGCCGCATTCCGTTGCTCGTTTCGATCTCCGGCGCGCTTTACCCATCGCTGGCGCTGGAAGCCTTTCGCGTCGGCACCGGCCAATCGACGATTTTCATCAAGTCGTCGGGAGGCAGTGGCGTGCTGGCCTTCGGACAGCAGACCGGGATCGACAGCATTCGCGTCGGCCAGGCCGTTCTGCCGACCGACGGACGCGGCGAGCTTTGGCTGAAATTCTCGCGCAGCGATCCGCGCCGCGAGATTTCGGCTCTCAAGATCTTGGACGGCACATTCGATCCGGCGGACGTGAAAGGCCGCTACGTCATCATCGGCGCAACGGCGACAGGCCTGCTCGATTTGCGCGCCACACCGCTCGACGTTGCCGTTCCGGGCGTCGAAATCCATGCCCAAGCTTTGGAACAAATTCTGTCAGGTGATCACCTCGTGCGGCCGGCTTACGCGACCGGCGCTGAGATCGCATTCATCCTGCTTGTCGGCGGCTTCGTCGCATGGCTGATCGAACGCTCCGGCGCGCTTGTCGCCGCCATCGTCGGCGCAAGTGCGATCGCGCTGATCGTCGCTATATCGTGGTTCGATTATGCGTACATGGGCATGCTGTTCGACCCCGTCTATCCGTCTCTCTCAGTTGCGTTGCTCTATCTCGGTGTCTCGTTGACGAGTTATCTCAAATCGGAGATGCAGCGCGCCGAGATTCGATCCGCATTCGGACACTACGTTGCAGCACCGCTGGTCGAGGAACTGGCGCGCAACCGCGACAAGCTGAAGCTCGGCGGCGAGACGCGTAAGGTGACGCTGCTTTTTGCCGACGTGCGCGGCTTCTCGAAAATATCGGAAGGCATGCGCGCGGAGGAATTGATCCGGTTCGTCAATCGACTCTTTACGCCGCTGACGGACGAAATCCTGAAGCACAACGGCACCATCGACAAATTCATGGGCGATGCCGTCATGGCCTTTTGGAATGCACCGTTGCCCGATCCCGCGCACGCTGCCAATGCCTGCCGCACGGCGTTAGCGATGCTGGATGCTCTGGCGCGCTTAAATGCAGCGTTGGAAGCCGAATGCCTGGTCGGCGGCCAACCCTTCGTCCCGGTTCGCATCGGTATCGGCCTGAACACGGGCGAATGCGTCGTCGGGAACGTCGGCTCGCCGCAGCGCTTCGACTATTCCGTTTTGGGCGATGTCGTGAACGTTGCTGCCCGGTTCGAAAAAGCTACGAAGACATATGCAGCCGGTATCATCGTCGGCGAGCGGACGGCAGCCGAAGCGCCACAATTTGCGTTGCTTGAACTCGGCGCCGTAACGCCGCGCGGCAAGGACCGGCCCGAAATCATCTTTGCGTTGCTCGGCGACGAAGCGTTTGCACGTTCAGAAGATTTTCGTCGCTGGGAAACGGCGCACGCAGCTTTTCTGTCCGCAAAAAGCGACGGTGATGGAGATCGGATACACGTCGCTATCGCCAATTGTTTGCAGTACGCATCGGGCGGCATGGCGGACTACTACCGCAAGTCCCTCGCGGACGGGACGGCGCGCAGCTAA
- a CDS encoding PQQ-dependent sugar dehydrogenase: MENRTLALGRRLGIHSGFVTALFAALLLGTPDVSRAEIGSDEPRVDALQPPEDPRDVADKDFPYELRKVADKLESPWSMAFLPDGRMLVTERPGRLRVVIGDQLQSQPISGVPTVLCCSHSGLLDVLVDPDFSDNHRLFLTYMHGTAEAGTIRIMSATLNGNSLIDNRVIFESRPAAKGLDQIGGRLAFGPDHKLYLTIGDRFQMERAQNLLDDGGKIIRINVDGSIPEDNPFVGRADALPEIYSYGHRNPQGIIGNVGDGQIWAIEQGPKGGDELNLIKSGGNYGWPLVTYGTNYDDTIISDKTSAPGLIDPVHYWVPSVAAASLVSYYGNIMPDDWRGDFLIGSLAGECLIRLHIDSGRVVKEERYLHHTMGRIRDVAIGPDGYIYLLQDSSEAALFRLEPTTDLLARMKPQ, from the coding sequence TTGGAAAATAGAACATTAGCCCTTGGAAGGCGCCTCGGAATTCACTCCGGTTTCGTAACAGCGTTGTTTGCAGCCCTCCTCCTGGGAACGCCGGACGTCAGCCGGGCGGAGATTGGTTCGGACGAGCCGCGGGTCGACGCCCTGCAGCCGCCGGAAGATCCGCGCGACGTCGCGGATAAGGATTTTCCCTATGAGTTACGCAAGGTTGCCGACAAGCTCGAAAGCCCTTGGTCGATGGCCTTCCTGCCCGACGGCCGCATGCTCGTCACCGAGCGGCCAGGCCGGTTACGCGTCGTCATCGGCGATCAATTACAGTCGCAGCCGATTTCCGGCGTACCGACAGTTCTGTGCTGCAGCCATTCGGGATTGCTCGACGTTTTGGTCGATCCCGATTTCTCCGACAATCACCGTCTATTCCTGACCTATATGCACGGGACTGCGGAAGCCGGCACAATCCGTATTATGAGTGCCACACTCAACGGCAATTCCCTTATCGACAATCGGGTTATTTTCGAAAGCCGGCCGGCTGCGAAGGGCCTCGATCAGATCGGCGGCCGCCTTGCGTTCGGTCCGGACCATAAGCTCTATCTGACGATCGGCGATCGTTTCCAGATGGAGCGGGCGCAGAACCTGCTGGACGACGGCGGCAAGATCATCCGCATCAATGTCGACGGCTCGATCCCGGAGGACAATCCGTTCGTTGGACGCGCCGATGCACTACCGGAGATCTACAGCTACGGCCACCGCAACCCCCAGGGCATCATCGGCAATGTCGGCGACGGTCAGATCTGGGCGATCGAGCAAGGCCCGAAGGGCGGCGATGAACTCAACCTTATCAAATCCGGCGGCAATTACGGCTGGCCGCTCGTGACCTACGGCACCAACTACGACGACACCATCATCTCGGATAAGACATCAGCTCCTGGGCTGATCGACCCTGTCCACTACTGGGTGCCTTCGGTCGCCGCCGCGAGCCTCGTTTCCTATTACGGGAATATCATGCCGGACGACTGGCGTGGCGACTTCCTGATTGGCTCGCTTGCGGGCGAATGCCTAATCCGGCTGCACATCGACTCCGGCCGCGTCGTGAAAGAAGAGCGCTACCTGCATCACACGATGGGGCGCATCCGCGACGTCGCAATCGGGCCCGATGGCTATATCTACCTGCTGCAGGATAGCAGCGAGGCGGCCCTTTTCCGGCTCGAGCCAACCACCGATCTGCTCGCCAGGATGAAGCCGCAGTAA
- a CDS encoding SDR family NAD(P)-dependent oxidoreductase, whose product MADRLKGKIAIISGGSTGMGGASSLLFAAEGATVGVIDRREEEGRAIVDQINNAGGKAVFAAADVADEGQVNDAVAKVTSAIGQANVLFNHAGTIIIKPFLEMTLKEWEWLMGINVTSMFLMTKAVLPGMIEMGGGSIVCTSSISAIAATPLETAYNTSKAACHMFARSIAVEYRDKGIRCNAVAPGFVATPHGLREVAELQKLGVDASEEALAVQQGRLCKPEEVANAALFLASDEASFVNGASIFVDNCFTAV is encoded by the coding sequence ATGGCAGACCGGCTCAAAGGCAAGATCGCGATCATCTCAGGCGGCTCGACGGGAATGGGCGGGGCGTCGTCGCTGCTGTTCGCGGCCGAAGGCGCCACGGTCGGCGTTATCGACCGGAGGGAGGAAGAAGGACGAGCCATCGTCGATCAGATCAACAACGCCGGGGGCAAGGCGGTATTCGCGGCTGCGGACGTCGCGGATGAAGGCCAGGTCAACGACGCCGTCGCCAAGGTGACGTCGGCCATTGGGCAGGCGAACGTGCTGTTCAATCACGCGGGCACGATCATCATCAAGCCGTTCCTCGAAATGACGCTGAAGGAATGGGAATGGCTGATGGGCATCAACGTCACGAGCATGTTCCTCATGACGAAGGCTGTCCTGCCGGGCATGATCGAAATGGGCGGCGGCTCCATCGTGTGCACATCGTCGATTTCGGCGATCGCGGCGACGCCGCTGGAGACGGCTTACAATACGTCGAAAGCTGCCTGCCACATGTTCGCGCGGTCGATTGCGGTCGAATATCGCGACAAGGGCATTCGCTGCAACGCTGTTGCACCGGGCTTCGTCGCGACGCCACACGGACTGCGCGAAGTGGCGGAGCTGCAAAAGCTCGGCGTTGACGCATCAGAGGAAGCGCTCGCCGTGCAGCAGGGCCGTCTTTGCAAGCCGGAAGAAGTCGCCAACGCAGCTCTCTTCCTTGCCAGCGACGAAGCGAGCTTCGTCAACGGCGCGTCTATCTTCGTCGATAACTGCTTTACGGCGGTGTGA
- a CDS encoding TonB-dependent siderophore receptor, translating into MSVAAVLAGEVLLSASTAGAQQANQIVSPEPAPPSASSTTAPAATTLPEVTVEAKPVEKQPQPKKHTAKPTKKTAAAAPKNPATEPLPSVPGTAIIDNLPPAYAGGQVASGAQLGILGNRDVMDAPFSVTSYTEDYLRDQQASTLADVVDTDPSVRINNHGRGSNNGGGDVFTIRGFTVPNSDTSFNGLYGVLPVGTISLSGVERVEIFKGPNAMLNGMSPSGGVGGTINIVPKRAGDEPLTRLTTGFESSGSGSAELDVGRRYGTGKEFGVRFNGLYQNGDTAVDDQTNEVQSATLGLDFRGSAVRLSADLGYQKDRTDVPSSWGGGLRIGGGVTHIPDAPNASNRTAQLWEYIDNEDLYGVVRGEVDVTRDITVYAAAGGRTNDQADLRTSSRLNDNSGSLLTQILNYPQYSDSESYQGGIKGVLRFGSVRHEWNIGATRLSSEVGYGLDVLGGGLSDLYHVAEIPKPDTSSLSDARKNASTDLTSVAFADTMVFADDRVWLTLGVRRQYVDQDNYDVTSGARTSTYDESATTPSVGLVVKPWHNVSLYGNYIEGLTQGMTAPAGTENAGEVFPPTKTRQAEAGVKVDFGKVTGTLGVFRIEQPNAITIPGSTSASTIYTIDGQQLNKGVEFNVFGELTPSIRLLGGVTYLDPEQTKTQGGLNDGKDAIGVANWNGNVGVEWDPYFAKGVTLSARSVITGTQYADAANKLELPAWARLDLGVRYKLEDRPIEFRANVYNVLDTNYWETADPSTGLRLGAPRTFILSMSTEF; encoded by the coding sequence GTGTCTGTTGCCGCCGTTTTGGCGGGCGAAGTTTTGTTGTCTGCATCCACGGCAGGTGCTCAACAAGCGAACCAAATTGTTTCACCCGAACCGGCGCCTCCGTCAGCCAGTTCGACGACCGCTCCAGCAGCCACTACGCTGCCAGAGGTCACGGTCGAAGCCAAGCCTGTAGAGAAACAACCGCAGCCGAAAAAGCATACGGCAAAGCCGACGAAAAAAACTGCGGCTGCCGCACCGAAAAACCCGGCCACAGAGCCGCTTCCCTCGGTTCCGGGAACGGCGATCATCGATAATTTGCCTCCCGCGTATGCCGGCGGTCAGGTGGCGAGCGGCGCGCAACTGGGCATTCTCGGCAACCGGGATGTCATGGACGCGCCTTTCAGCGTAACCAGCTATACTGAAGATTATCTGCGCGATCAGCAGGCCTCGACCCTTGCAGATGTGGTCGACACCGATCCCTCAGTGCGAATCAACAACCACGGACGGGGAAGCAACAATGGTGGCGGCGACGTCTTTACCATTCGCGGCTTTACCGTTCCGAACAGCGACACATCTTTCAATGGTTTGTACGGCGTCCTGCCGGTTGGAACCATCTCTCTATCGGGCGTGGAGCGGGTCGAAATATTCAAGGGCCCAAATGCCATGCTCAACGGCATGTCACCGAGCGGCGGCGTTGGCGGTACCATTAATATTGTCCCGAAGCGTGCGGGCGATGAACCGCTCACGCGCCTGACAACCGGCTTTGAGAGTTCGGGATCGGGGAGCGCAGAATTGGACGTCGGACGGCGGTACGGCACTGGCAAAGAATTCGGGGTGCGCTTCAACGGTCTCTATCAGAATGGCGATACCGCAGTTGACGATCAGACGAACGAAGTCCAATCGGCGACGCTCGGCTTGGATTTCCGCGGCAGCGCCGTGCGCCTTTCAGCAGATCTTGGATACCAGAAAGATCGCACCGACGTTCCAAGCAGTTGGGGTGGCGGCCTAAGAATTGGTGGCGGCGTCACGCATATTCCGGACGCCCCCAATGCCAGCAACCGAACGGCGCAGCTCTGGGAATATATCGACAATGAGGATCTCTACGGCGTCGTCCGTGGTGAGGTCGACGTCACGCGGGACATTACCGTCTATGCCGCCGCAGGCGGGCGAACCAACGACCAAGCCGATCTGCGCACCAGTTCCAGGCTCAACGACAATTCCGGCTCGCTTCTGACGCAGATTCTAAACTATCCGCAGTATTCAGACAGCGAGTCCTACCAGGGCGGCATCAAAGGCGTTCTGCGTTTCGGAAGCGTGCGGCACGAATGGAATATCGGCGCGACACGACTGAGCAGCGAGGTCGGATACGGCCTGGACGTCCTGGGCGGCGGTCTCTCCGATCTCTATCACGTTGCGGAGATTCCAAAGCCGGATACATCGAGCCTTTCCGACGCTCGAAAGAACGCCAGCACCGATCTCACCTCCGTCGCCTTTGCCGACACGATGGTGTTCGCCGATGACCGGGTGTGGTTGACCTTGGGCGTTCGCCGCCAATACGTCGATCAAGACAATTACGATGTCACAAGCGGTGCGCGGACATCAACCTACGACGAATCCGCAACGACGCCATCCGTGGGTCTCGTGGTGAAGCCCTGGCACAACGTCTCGCTTTATGGAAACTATATCGAGGGTCTTACCCAAGGCATGACCGCGCCTGCGGGAACCGAAAATGCCGGAGAAGTCTTTCCCCCGACCAAGACGAGGCAAGCCGAGGCGGGCGTAAAGGTCGATTTCGGCAAGGTCACCGGGACCCTCGGCGTGTTTCGGATCGAACAGCCGAACGCGATTACCATCCCCGGCTCGACGTCCGCATCGACCATTTACACGATCGATGGACAGCAACTTAACAAAGGCGTGGAATTCAACGTCTTTGGAGAACTGACGCCGAGCATCCGCTTGCTTGGCGGCGTGACATATCTCGATCCGGAGCAGACAAAGACACAAGGCGGTCTAAACGACGGGAAAGACGCGATCGGCGTCGCGAACTGGAACGGTAACGTCGGGGTGGAATGGGATCCCTACTTCGCCAAGGGCGTAACGTTAAGTGCCAGGTCGGTCATTACCGGCACGCAATATGCCGACGCGGCAAACAAGCTTGAGCTTCCCGCTTGGGCGAGGCTCGATCTCGGCGTCCGCTACAAGCTCGAAGACCGTCCAATCGAATTTCGCGCCAACGTCTACAATGTGCTCGATACCAACTATTGGGAAACGGCAGATCCGTCGACGGGATTGCGCCTTGGCGCGCCGCGGACATTCATCCTCTCGATGTCGACGGAGTTCTAG